Below is a genomic region from Treponema sp. OMZ 798.
ACGAATCCGTGGCACCTTCGGGGTCGAAGGATTTGTAAAAGTTGAAAGTTTTTCCGGGGAATATGAGCATTTTTTAGGATTTGACAGAGTTTTTTTAAGTATCCCGCAGGAAAAATTAAGAGAGCAAAAGTATAAAGATGGCTGGTTTGAAATTGAAGAAGTTAATTTGAGAAAGGCCGATGCTCTCATAAAATTTAAGGGGATAGACAGCCCCGAAGCCGCCAAGAGCTTGACGGGTTCGGAATTGTTTATTCCTAGGGACAAGGCCGCCCCCCTTGAGGAGGGTGAAGTTTATGTCCATGATCTTTGTAATTGTGATCTTGTATGCGAAGGAACTCTTGTTGGAAAAATAACAAGTGTAGCAGAAGGCGGAGGCGGTTACCTCTTAGAAATAGCCGGCAAAACCTCCGAGGCTGCTGCGGAATCGAGCTTTTATGTTCCCTTTAACAAGGAATTTATCGGAAAAATCGATTTAAAGGCTAAAACCGTGGAGCTCATGCACCGCTGGATTCTTGAATGAGATTCGATGTGCTGACCTTATTCCCCGAAATACCCGAAGCTTTTTTTAAAACTTCGATTATGGCTAAGGCTGTAGAAAAGGGAATTATTAGCTGCAACTTGGTGAACATCAGAGACTTTGCCTTTGACAAGCACCGCTCATGCGATGATATCGTTTACGGCGGGGGAGCCGGAATGTTGCTCTTACCGGAACCCTTAAGCCTCGCATTGGATTCGGTTAATGCTTCTTCTAAAAGAGTAATCTATGTTACTCCTTCCGGGAAGCCCTTTAACCAAGAGCTTGCAAAAGAGCTTTCTTTAGAAGAAGAGCTCGTCTTTGTCTGCGGAAGATACGAAGGCATCGATCAGAGAATTATCGACGAATATGTCGATGATGAAATCTCGGTCGGCGACTACGTTATGTCCTCAGGCGAGCTTGCTGCCCTGGTGATAATCGATGCGGTTTACCGCCTGATAGACGGAGTTATCTCCGGTGAGTCGCTTGAAGAGGAAAGTTTTTCGGGATTTTTGCTTGAGTATCCGCAATATACAAGACCAAGAAATTTTAAGGGAAGAGAGGTTCCCGAAGTGCTCCTTTCAGGACACCACCTAAACATCCATAAGTGGAGGCTGAAAAAGCGTATCGAAAAGACGCTTAAAAACCGGCCGGAACTTATCGAAAAAGCAAGAAATTGCGGAACGTGGACAAAGGAAGCAGAAAAAATATTTAAGGAGTTTGAAAATGAGTGATCTTATTATGAAAATTGAAGCTCAGCAAAAGGCTGAAAACCCTCCCGTTTTCCGCGTAGGAGATACGGTTAAAGTTCACTTTAAAATCGTTGAAGGAAAGACCGAGCGAATTCAGGTTTATGAAGGCTTGGTAATCTGTTTTAAAAATTCCGGAATCGGAAGAACATTCACTGTACGAAAAAATTCTTATGGTGTAGGCGTTGAGCGCGTTTTCCCCCTTCATTCACCTCGAATTGCCAAGGTTGAAGTGGTACGCCCCGGAAAGGTACGCCGAGCCAAGCTTTACTATATCAGAGAGAAGGTAGGTAAGGCCGCTAAGATTAAAACCCTTATCACCAAAAAGAACTCATAGTTTTGAGTTTAAAATTTTAAATCGGCGAAAGACTTCGTGATTTATACGGACGGTACAAAACTTTTTTTTACCGCTTCAAGACGGGCTGACTCAGCTTCGATGAGCTTAAAAAACGGCGACATTGTAAATGCCAAAATTTTAAGCTTAAAGACGGATGGAGCAGCCCGTATTTTTTTTAACGGCCATATTTTTGAGGGGAATGTTTCAGGTGCTCTCAAAGAAGGCGACAGCCTTAAAATGCGGGTCATCATTGACTCTGACAGAGTTTTCCTCCTCCCCGAAAAAGGAAGCGAGACCTCTTCTTCAAAGGACATCTTTTCTAAACTGGGCCTCCCTCAAAACGAATTAATCTCAAATATTATCGCCTTTTTTACCGCAACTGAAACTCGTCTCGACGAAAAATCGATAAACCGTATTTTTAACTTTTTGCAAAAAAAAGCAGCTAAAGCAGCTTTAAAAGAAAAAGAAAGAGGAGCCTTTGCCGCCTCCCTCATCGAAAGCAAGGGACTTGAACTTTCCGATGAGCTTTTTTCGCAAATCTATGCAGCTATTTTCGGCGGCGGCAGAGATAAAAATGACGATGAGGTCTTGGAGATGATAAACCATTTAAAAGGCGAGGGGCTCCATTGGATTATCCTTCCCTTTGAAAGAGAATTCGATTCTTCCAAGGCAGCAGGCTCCTTAGCCCTCTTGCTGGATATAGGCTTAAAAGAACTTAAGTCTCTGGTACTTAGGTGCAATTTTAAAAAAGAACCGTCCGGAGCGGATGAGTCTTGGATCTTTTCTTTGCATGATAAAGAGTTTACATTTATGCGTGAAGATGCTGAGCTTTCTAAAAAAGAAAAAGAGGATTTGGAAAAGCTTTTTACTTTTTGTTTAAAGGAGTCAGGTTTTTTCGATTCGGAAGCCGCCTCCGTTTTTGTCCGGTACGGAGAGCCGCCAAAATGCGATCCGCCTCCGTCAGTAGATTTAAGGGTGTGATATTTTGATAAGAAATTGCTCCGGTGTACAAGCTTCAATTCTTGCCTGCTTAAAATCAGACTTTGCTCTTGTTTTTTTTCCTTTTTTACTATATTATTACGGTATAATTTTTGCCTAAAACCGGCGGCTTTTTATGGAAATAACAGAACTTGAAAAACAAGTCTTAAAACAAGAATATCCGCAAGTGAGTCTTTCGGATGATCTTGATATTGAAAGATATTTTGAACTTAGAAAGACAGGGCATTTAAATGAAGCCCTTTTATTATATAACGGAAAACTAAAGCGCAAATACCCCGATGATTCTATGCGCTATGAACTGATGTCTTCATATAGGCAGAGATCGCATAGGTTTCAGGAATTGCTGACTGCAAATTTAATTCAGCTTGCTCAAAAAACCATCATGCAGATTAAGCAGGTAATAGGGTTTATTACCGAAAGAACGGCCAATCTTGATACAAATGATGTTTACAATGTTGTGCAGGAGTGTGAAAAAATAGTTTCGGCCGTTTCTTCCGACAGGTTTGCTTCGATTTCGTTTACCGAAAAATATGCGCGATATGCGGACATCATAGGTTTTAAACAGGCAGCTATGAAAAAATCGGCAGAGCTTATCCGCCTCTATGTTACCGATACCCTTTCATCGGTAAAGGCTTATCGTGATGAACAGGCTGAAATTTTGTCACGTCAAAAAAGAGAACGGGCTGCATACAAGCCTCCTAAGACCTTTGACTTTTCAAAAATTGTTTTTACAAAAGAACAAATAGATGCGATAATTATTTCTCCCGATATTAAACGGGTTGAAGATCAGGTCATTGCCTACACCTTAAAGTATTGGCCGGTTTATGCTGACGGAGGCTTTGAAAATATCGTTCTATTATACAGCCGAAAATATAAGACCAATAATTTTAATATTTTTCAAGCCGTAAAAATCGGAAGGTTTAGAAGCTGGAAGGATGAAGAAATTTTGCAGGCCGTTTTATTGAATCTTGTAAACGGTTACTACTACAGCATAAGCGGAGACCTTTATCTTCAAAGAGAGTGGGCTAGAGTAAAACTTTCGATAGAACCTGTAAAAAAAGAAGCAGAACTTTCCGATACGGCTCCTGATAAGGAAGCTCCTTTAAAAGAGAAGGCAAAACCGAAAAAAGAAAAAAAGACTCCCAATAAAAAGGCTGAAAAGAAAAGCCTGAAAAAAGTTTCAAAAAATTCGGAAGCTGCCGGGCAAAAAGATAATATTGCACAAAACAAAGAAACAGTTCAGTATAAAAAAGCAGAGGAAGTTAAAAAATCCGAAATCAAAAAAGAAAATCTTACAGAAGCTAAAAAAGAAGATCCGATTTTGAGCTCTTATTTTGAAAGGCCTAAACTTGAGACGAATCCTTCAGGCTCCATATCCGAAATGATTAAGACTATGAGAGGCGATAAATATCAAATTCACAAAGGCCTCTTTTTTGAAGGCATAAGACCTTCAATTCGAAAGGTGCTTGAAAGGTCCGCTGTTCAAAAGATTTCGATGTTCGGTAACGAGCAAAACGATGCCGAGAATTTTATCTACGATTTCTTTGATGAAAACTACGACAACCCTTACCAAAACTGGGGCATCTCAGATGAGAGGGTCCAAGTATTAAAATTAGGCTTCGATGTAAAGACTCTGGAACCGATAATAGAGGACTGGATTAAAGGGCTTAAGTTTTGACGAAAGAAAAAGAACTATAAAAGAGTGGAAATCAGTTAATGATGCCCGATAATTTTCCGTTTTAAGTTATAGAAACTTTCCCATTTTTTTGATATACTCACCCTTCCTATGAATGAATTTACTGAAGGTCTTAATCCCGAACAGTTTAAAGCCGTTACGACAATTAACGGGCCCGTGCTTATAATTGCGGGAGCCGGTTCGGGGAAAACACGCGTTATCACTTTTAGAATTGCCCACATGCTCGACAAGGGAATTCCTCAGTCTCAGATTTTGGCCCTCACCTTTACCAACAAGGCTGCTAAGGAAATGGCGGATCGGGTAAAGGAACTCACAGGTAAAAAACTTCAAAACCTGAGCGTGAGCACCTTTCACGCCTTTGGAGTCAAGGTCCTGCGTGCCCATATCGACAAAATAGGCTGGAGGAGCAACTTCAGTATTTATGACGAAACCGACCGCAATCAGCTGATTAAAGAATGCGGAAGAGAACTTAAATTCTCCGC
It encodes:
- the rimM gene encoding ribosome maturation factor RimM (Essential for efficient processing of 16S rRNA), producing MDLLATGRIRGTFGVEGFVKVESFSGEYEHFLGFDRVFLSIPQEKLREQKYKDGWFEIEEVNLRKADALIKFKGIDSPEAAKSLTGSELFIPRDKAAPLEEGEVYVHDLCNCDLVCEGTLVGKITSVAEGGGGYLLEIAGKTSEAAAESSFYVPFNKEFIGKIDLKAKTVELMHRWILE
- the rplS gene encoding 50S ribosomal protein L19, yielding MSDLIMKIEAQQKAENPPVFRVGDTVKVHFKIVEGKTERIQVYEGLVICFKNSGIGRTFTVRKNSYGVGVERVFPLHSPRIAKVEVVRPGKVRRAKLYYIREKVGKAAKIKTLITKKNS
- the trmD gene encoding tRNA (guanosine(37)-N1)-methyltransferase TrmD; translated protein: MRFDVLTLFPEIPEAFFKTSIMAKAVEKGIISCNLVNIRDFAFDKHRSCDDIVYGGGAGMLLLPEPLSLALDSVNASSKRVIYVTPSGKPFNQELAKELSLEEELVFVCGRYEGIDQRIIDEYVDDEISVGDYVMSSGELAALVIIDAVYRLIDGVISGESLEEESFSGFLLEYPQYTRPRNFKGREVPEVLLSGHHLNIHKWRLKKRIEKTLKNRPELIEKARNCGTWTKEAEKIFKEFENE